A single Pseudodesulfovibrio aespoeensis Aspo-2 DNA region contains:
- a CDS encoding glycosyltransferase family 2 protein: MKITLVVLTLNEYESMQEIMPQIDRSCVDQILVVDGGSTDGTIEYCQEHGYEYYIQKKKGIRHAYTEALEHIRGDAILSFSPDGNCRVEDMAPLIAKFREGAYDLVIASRYFDGAKSEDDDLITSFGNWLFTGTVNLLFGAHYTDAMTIYRLYRKQIVYDLELDQDKPYETFEKWYRTTLSWEPMMSARAAKRKLRIGETLGYEPARIAGVRKLQIIRWGLGYYSQFIRDWLFWK; encoded by the coding sequence ATGAAGATCACCCTCGTGGTTCTCACGCTTAACGAGTACGAGAGCATGCAAGAGATAATGCCGCAGATCGACAGATCCTGCGTGGATCAGATCCTGGTGGTGGACGGCGGCTCCACGGACGGGACCATCGAGTATTGCCAGGAGCACGGATACGAATACTACATCCAGAAGAAGAAGGGGATTCGTCACGCCTACACCGAGGCCCTGGAGCACATCCGGGGCGACGCCATCCTGTCGTTCAGCCCGGACGGCAATTGCCGCGTGGAGGACATGGCCCCCCTGATCGCCAAATTCCGCGAGGGCGCCTATGATCTGGTCATTGCCTCCCGGTACTTCGACGGCGCGAAAAGCGAGGATGACGACTTGATCACCTCCTTTGGCAACTGGCTGTTCACCGGAACGGTCAATCTCCTGTTCGGCGCCCACTACACCGACGCCATGACCATCTACCGTCTCTACCGCAAGCAGATCGTGTACGACCTGGAGCTTGATCAGGACAAGCCCTACGAAACCTTCGAGAAATGGTACCGGACCACCCTGAGCTGGGAGCCGATGATGTCGGCGCGCGCGGCCAAACGCAAGCTCAGGATAGGCGAGACCCTGGGGTATGAGCCTGCCCGCATCGCGGGCGTGCGCAAGCTCCAGATCATCCGGTGGGGGCTTGGGTATTACAGCCAGTTCATCAGGGACTGGCTCTTCTGGAAATGA
- a CDS encoding TVP38/TMEM64 family protein: protein MAFLEGKTGVRRWIGPKRVILLALFASLCFAAWHFWRQGLLSPATVFVYVETNPVLAPIIFVLLYSLCILFVVPSLPFNLAAGFLWGPYVGSVVALGGSVLGSVAAFVFARTALGQPFARKFDNQLVSWMQKELEEKGWGVVGFICVNPAIPLGPQNFVFGLTSMRLWTLTWATTVFLYPPVLAVSFLGEATGSMILEGESLDIVRWAMLVSAATVVLVGFRVLMKFYFSVRRNRREKAPSSSKSAK from the coding sequence TTGGCGTTTCTTGAAGGCAAGACCGGGGTCCGTCGCTGGATAGGACCCAAGCGGGTGATACTGCTTGCGCTGTTCGCGTCGCTGTGCTTTGCAGCGTGGCACTTCTGGCGGCAGGGGCTGCTTTCGCCCGCGACCGTGTTTGTCTATGTCGAGACCAACCCGGTCCTGGCTCCGATCATTTTCGTGCTGCTGTACTCCCTGTGCATCCTGTTCGTGGTGCCAAGCCTGCCCTTCAATCTGGCTGCCGGGTTCCTCTGGGGGCCGTATGTGGGCAGCGTGGTCGCCCTGGGCGGGAGCGTGCTGGGATCGGTCGCTGCCTTTGTCTTTGCGCGCACGGCACTGGGGCAACCCTTTGCCCGCAAGTTCGACAACCAGCTCGTCTCTTGGATGCAGAAGGAGCTGGAAGAGAAGGGGTGGGGGGTTGTCGGCTTCATTTGCGTCAACCCCGCGATCCCGCTGGGGCCGCAAAACTTCGTCTTTGGCCTGACTTCCATGCGGCTGTGGACCCTGACCTGGGCCACCACCGTCTTTCTCTATCCCCCCGTGCTGGCGGTCAGTTTTCTCGGCGAGGCGACAGGCTCCATGATCCTTGAGGGGGAGAGCCTCGACATTGTCCGCTGGGCCATGCTCGTGTCCGCCGCCACCGTTGTCCTCGTGGGCTTCCGGGTGCTGATGAAGTTC